The sequence GGCTGAACTACCTGCATATTATTATCAGCACATAATTGTAAAAAACGTTCTATGCGAGCTGAAGAATGTTCAGGTCCTTGACCTTCATAGCCATGAGGTAGCATCATTGTTAAACCACTCTGACGTCCCCACTTTGCTTCACCTGAACTTATAAATTGATCTATTACAACTTGCGCTCCATTAGCAAAATCTCCAAATTGTGCTTCCCAAATAGTCAAAATATTAGGAGCAGAACATGAATAACCATACTCAAATCCTAGTACAGCTTCTTCAGAAAGAACTGAATCAACAACTTTAAATTTTGCCTGATATTCTGATAAATTTTGTAAAGGTATGTAAGTATCCGAATTGTCTTGATTATGTAATACTGCATGTCTATGTGTAAATGTACCTCTACCAGAATCTTGACCTGTAATTCTTACTGGATATCCATCATCTAATAAACTTGCAAATGCAAGATGTTCTCCCATACCATAGTCTAAATTTATTTCACCATCTATCATACGTCTTCTATCTTTTATTAATTTAGCAACTAATGTATGTAATTTAAAAGATTCTGGAACAGTAGTTATTTTATGACCTAATTGTTTCAATTTTTCATATGGTACTGCAGTATTTGCATCATTAGTCCATGCTATATTTAAATAAGAAGACCAGTTAACAGAATATTGACTATCAGTTGAACTAATAATAGGTACTATGGTTTTAGAACCATCATTCAAAATATCTCTGTAATTTTTTACAAAATTATCAACATCATTATTTTCTAAAATTTTTTCTGCAACTAACTTATCTGCATATAATTTTCTAGTACCTGGATGCTGAGCAATATGTTTATACATAATTGGCTGTGTTAAAGATGGAGTATCTTGCTCATTATGACCTAACTTACGAAAACATATAATATCAATAACAATATCGTGATTAAATATCATACGATATTCTAATGCTAATTGTGTAACAAATGCTACTGCCTCTGGGTCATCTCCATTAACATGAAATATAGGAGCATCAAATGATTTAGCTATACCTGTACAATATTCTGTAGATCTAGTATCTTTTATATTAGATGTAGTAAACCCAATTTGATTATTAATAATAATATGTAAAGTTCCACCGGTTGTATAGCCACGAGTTTGTGATAAATTTAAAGTTTCCATAACTACACCTTGACCAGCAAATGCAGAATCTCCATGCACTAATATAGGTAATACTTTATTGAAACTTTCCTTTTCTCTCTTTTCTTGACGTACACGTACACTACCTTCTACAACTGGATTAACAATCTCTAAATGTGATGGGTTAAATGCCAAGGATAAATGTATAGTATTTCCAGATCTAGTAGTAACATCACTAGAAAATCCATTATGATATTTTACATCTCCATCAGTACAGTTTTGAGCATATTTGCCTTCAAATTCATCAAATAAATCTCTAGGTCTTTTGCCCATAATATTTACTAAAAGATTTAGTCTACCTCTATGAGCCATACCTATTACTATTTCTTCAACACCTAGCTTAGCTGCACTATTTACAGCTTCATCCATAGAAACTATAAAGCTTTCTCCACCTTCTAGTGAAAATCTTTTTTGACCTACATATGTAGTATGTAAAAATTTTTCTAAACCTTCAGATATTGTTAATTGATTTAATATATTTATTTTTTCATTTTTATTAAACTCTTTAGATGCTAAAGTAGATTCCATTTTTTCTTGAATCCAATTTCTTGCAGAAGCATTAGAAATATGCATATACTCTAAACCAATAGAAGAACAATATGTTTTTTTTAATAATTCTATTGCTTCTTTAAGTGATAATTTAGATTTTTGAAAATATGTATTTTTACTATTAAATGGTTTATTTAAATCATCTTTTGTTAAATTATAATTTAATGGATCTAATTCAGGTAAATTATCTTTAATTTTTATTTTTAAAGGATCTAAATTAGCATTATGATGACCAAGTAATCTATATGCATTTATTAAATTGAAAATCTCTGAATTATCATTAATTTCAGATTCATGAGTATTTTTGAAAATATATTTTTTTCTGTTTTTAGATATTTGAATAAAATGATCTATTATAGAAGAATGAATAATATCTTTGTTATTGGTTAATTCTTCATTATTAGAAGAATTTTGGATTTTATCAAAAAAATTACGCCATTCACCTTTTACAGATGAAGGGTTCTTTATATAATTCTCATAAAGTTCCTCAATATATGACGCATTTGTTCCGAATAAATATGAATTTGAAAGTAAATCTTTATTTGATGACATAATTTGCTTCACCTTTTCGAACATCCCACGATGCAATTCTTGGTGTAAAAAAATATTTTTATAAAACATGTAAAACTACAACAATATTTTATATAATTTTAGACTATTTATACAATACACAAATAAAACTACAACGTATATACACTATAAATCTTATAAAGCTACGATGCATATACAATATTGATCAATTAATTATAAACCTTTGAAGATATCAAATAAAATACTATATTAATATCATGTAAAACAAGTTGCATAATAACAGCAAACAGCAAGTTTATAAAATTTTAGTATTGAAGAATATTTGTTTATGTTATAAAACTATAAATACTATGAGTATACGATTAATATACATATCTCAAATCAGATTTTAAATTAAATCTGTTCTTATGAATAATAACAGATTATAATATATTATGCATTTGAAACTTGTATTTTGTATCTATAAATTTTTTTCCCAATGATAAAGAAGCAATAATTTGTTAATGAAGAATTTTTTAATCGAATAAATTTATGAAAAATAACTTAAATAAAAGAGCATTGGATTATCATATGTACCCAAGCTCAGGTAAAATATCAGTTAATCCTACTAAACCTTTATCAAATCAAGATGATTTATCTTTAGCATATTCTCCTGGAGTAGCAGTACCATGTATGGAAATTTATGAGCATGGAGATATAGCTGCTGCTAAATACACTTCACGTGCTAATTTAGTTGGAGTTATTTCTAATGGAACGGCTGTATTAGGTTTAGGTGATATAGGACCGTTAGCATCTAAACCAGTAATGGAAGGTAAAGGTTGTTTATTTAAAAAATTTGCTGGTATTGATGTATTTGATATAGAACTAAATGAAAAAGATCCTGATAAATTAGTAGACATAATTGCTGCATTAGAACCAACTCTTGGAGGAATAAATTTAGAAGATATCAAAGCACCTGAATGTTTTTATATAGAAAAAAAATTAAAAGAAAAAGTAAAAATTCCTGTTTTTCATGATGATCAACATGGTACCGCTATAATTTCTTCAGCTGCTATACTAAATGGATTAAAAGTATTAGATAAAGATTTAAAAAATGTAAAAATAGCTTGCTCTGGGGCAGGTGCTGCAGCTATAGCATGTTTAGATCTTCTAGTTAAATTAGGAGCTAAAGTAGAAAATATTTATGTTGCAGATTCTAAAGGTGTTATATGGGATGGTCGTGATAGTAATATGGAAATTACTAAAAAACGTTATGCTCAAAAAACATCTGATAGAACACTATCAGATATAATTAAAGGAGCTGATGTATTCCTTGGATGCTCTAAAGCAAAAGTTTTAACTCAAGAAATGGTTAAAACAATGGCTCCTAAACCTTTAATATTGGCTTTAGCTAATCCTGAACCAGAAATTTTACCTAATTTAGCAAAAGAAGCAAGGCCTGATTGTATAATTGCAACTGGTAGATCAGATTTTCCTAACCAAGTTAATAATGTTCTTTGTTTTCCTTTTATTTTTAGAGGAGCATTAGATTGTGGTGCTACTCATATTACAGAAGAAATGAAATTAGCATGTGTAAAAGCAATTGCTAAATTAGCCCAAGAAGAACAAAATGATGAAGTTGCATTAGCATATGCTGGTCAAAATCTAACTTTTGGACCAGAATATATCATACCAAAACCATTTGATCCAAGATTAATAGTATATATAGCATCTGCAGTAGCTCAGTCTGCATCAGAGTCAGGTGTAGCTACAAGACCAATACAAAATATTGAAGAATATAAACAGAAACTTATGTCATATGTTTATCGTTCTGGACAAACTATGCTACCTATTTTTTCACAAGCTAAAAAAGACCCTAAGAGAGTAATTTATGCTGATGGAGAAGATGAAAAAGTTATAAGAGCAGTACAAAATATTGTAGATGAAAAGTTAGCATATCCAATACTAATTGGTAGAAATGATGTAATTACTGCAACAATTAGTAGGTTAGGTCTTAGAATTAAAGTAGATCAAGACATTAAAATTATAGATCCTGAAACTAATTTCAAATGCAAAGATATGTGGAAAGATTACTATGATCTTAAAAAGAGAATCGGAGTAACTCCTGATATTGCAAGATCTATGATTAGAAAACATAATACTATTATAGGGGCCATGCTTCTTCGCAAAGGTGATGGAGATGCTTTATTATGTGGAGTTTCCAGTAAATATGATAATCAATTAAAATATGTAGATGATATTATTAAGAAAAAAGATGGTCAAACTTATGCTGCTCTCAATGTCCTACTATTACAAGATCAAATATTATTTATTACAGATACTCATGTTAATGAAAATCCAACTTCTGAAGAAATAGCCAATATTACTATTCAAGCAGCTAAACAAGTTAAAAAATTTGGTTTAATACCAAAAATAGCATTATTATCTAATTCAAATTTTGGTAGCAAATCTAATGAATCTGCTAAAAAAATGTCTTTAGCTGTTTCTATAATTAAAAATATAAGTCCAGATTTAGAAGTTGATGGTGAGATGCATGCAGATGCAGCACTATCTGAAAATATTAGAAAAATATCTATGCCAGATAGTCAATTAACTGGAAAAGCTAATTTATTAGTTATGCCTAATTTAGATGCAGGTAATATTTCTTATAATCTTGTAAAAATGATTGGGGGGGCTGGGGTTACTATAGGACCTATATTATTAGGATCATCCAGACCTGTACATATACTTACTAATACTACTACAGTAAGAAGAATAGTGAATATGACTGCATTAGCAGTTATAGATGCTCAACAAGAATGTATAGAAATATCTAAAAAATTATAATAGATAAATAATTATATTATTGAATATAGTGCTACACACTATATTCAATAATTAAAGGATAAATGGAGATAAATATGTCTAAAAAAGCATTGCGTATAGCTATTACAGGAGCAACAGGTCAAATAGGTTATTCAATGATATTTAGAATTGCTTCTGGAGAAATGTTAGGTAAAGATCAGCCTATTATCCTTCAATTATTAGAAGTTTCTAATTCTAAAAAACAAAAAGCTTTAAAGGGTTTATTAATGGAATTAGATGACTGTGCTTTTTCATTATTAGAAGATGTTACAATAAACACTGATCCTAAAAAAGCTTTTCAAGATGCAGATATGGCAATACTAATTGGTGCACAGCCAAGAGGTCCAGGTATGGAAAGGAAAGATCTTTTATCAATAAATGCAGAAATATTTTCTATACAAGGTAAAGCATTGAATGAAGTTGCCAATCGTAATGTTAAAGTATTAGTAGTAGGAAATCCAGCTAATACTAATACATATATTACAATGAAATCTGCAAAAGATTTGCCTAAAAAAAATTTTAGCGCACTTTTAAGGTTAGATTATAATAGAGCAATATCTCAATTAGCATCAAAAATACATGCACCAGTTACTAATTTTAGAAAAATGATAATATGGGGTAATCATTCACCAAGTATGTACCCTGATTATAGATTTGCAACTATTGGTAATAACAAAGTTTCTGATATTATTAATGATCAAAAATGGAATAAAGATGTTTTTATACCAAGTGTTGGTAATAGAGGAGCTACTATTATAGAAGCAAGGGGATCTTCTTCTGCAGCATCAGCTGCTAATGCTATAATCAATCATATGCATGATTGGATAATAGGTAATGTAAACTCAGATTGGGTAACCATGGGAATTCCATCAGATGGCTCATATAATATACCAGAAGATATGATATTTGGTTTTCCATTGATTACATCATTAGGAGATTATGTTATTGTTAAAGATCTTGCTATTGATGATTTTTCTCAAACTATGTTACAAACCAATATAGCAGAGTTACTTAAAGAACAAGAAGCTGTTAAATCTTTTATAAAATGAAAATAAAATAGATTTATTTTTATCTAAATATTAATATTTAGAGCTATTTTATTTTGGTAAATTTAGATAAAAAATTAAATTTTCTTTTTAATATTTATTGCTTTTCAAGATTATAATTTTTTATCATAAATTTTGAAGTTCAACATTATTTTTTAAAAAGTTACTATTAAATATCAATGTCATCAAATAATTTTAATAAAATCAATAATGTTTTTTATTATAAAAATAATGGTGCTAGAATATATCAAAAAAATAAATTACTAAATAATAGAAAAAAGTTTGATATTAATGAACCAAATTATATTAAAAAAAATAATTTTACATCCTTTAATTCTTTAAATATAAAAAAAACATTTAATGTATTTGCATCATGTAATATAGGTAATGAACTTGTACTAAAAAAAGAGCTAGAAAAAATTTATAAAAATTTTTCAAATATTTTTATAGAAATTGGAGGATGTTCTTTATTATCTGATTGGACAGGAATTCAGTTAGCTAATCTATACTCTCGTATAGCCACAAAAATATTTATTAAAATTAAAACTGCTGAAATAAATAAAGAAAACGATATAAGAGAATTAGCTTATCATACTAAATGGGAAGATTGGTTTGAACATACTAATTCTATTAGAATAGATACTACTGGTCATGCATCTATTATTAAAAATCTAGAATATTGTAATCTTTTAGTGAAAGATGGATTATGTGATAGATTAAGAAAAATTAAAGGTGTTAGACCTGATGTCGATAAAAAAAATCCTAAAATTCGTATATTTTTATTTTTAAATAAAAATATTGCTACATTGTATATAGATTCTTCAGGAGAACCATTATTTAAAAGAGGTTGGAGATTTGCAAAAATAGATGCACCGATTAAAGAAAATTTAGCATCAGGATTTCTTGCTATGTCTTATTCAAATCAAAATATAATTTTAGATCCTTTTTGTGGAAGTGGTACTATTGCTATTGAAGCTGCGCAATCATTATTAAATATTCCACCAGGTATTTTAAGATCATTTGGATTTGAAAATTTAATTTATCATGATAATTATAATTGGAAAATAATAAAAGAAGAAGCTTATTCTAATATTTTACAAAAGACTGATAAAATTATATTCGCTTCTGATATAAATCCCAAAGCTATAGATATATGTAATGAAAATGCAGAAAGAGCTTTGGTCAAAAAAAATATTAAATTTATATGTCAAGATGCTAATCAAATAAATAATAAATATTTATGCTCAAATGGACTATTAATTACAAATATTCCATATGGTTATAGGATGCATATAGATAAATATGAAAATATAAATGATAAGATATGGTTAAAAAATTGGTCTACAAAGTTAAAAAATCAATTTCCGCTTTGGAAATTATCTATATTATCAGATGATAATTATTTACCTAAATATTTAGGAATGATACCAAATGAAAAAATTCAAGTTTATAATGGAAAGATATCATGTAATATATTTATATTCAAAATATTTAATAACAATAGATAGCATTCTATTGTTATTAACACATTTAAATTTTAAATTTAGAAAAAGCATTATAACCAGCATATATTGATGAAGTAGTAAGCTCTTCTTCTATACGTAATAGTTGATTATACTTTGCCATTCTATCTGATCTTGATAACGAACCAGTTTTTATTTGCATTACATTAGTACCTACAGCTATATCTGCAATAGTGGTATCTTCAGTTTCTGCTGATCTATGAGATATTATAGAAGAATATCCATTACGTTTAGCCATATCAATAGCTTCAAAAGTTTCAGTAATTGTACCTATTTGATTAATTTTTATTAAAATAGAATTTGCTATTTTTTTATTTATTCCTTCCTTTAAAATTTTTGAATTTGTTACAAATAAATCATCACCTACTAATTGTATTTTGCTACCTAACTTTTCAGTTAATAATGCCCAACCATCCCAATCATTTTCAGACATACCATCTTCTATAGTAATAATAGGATATTGATCACACCAATTTGATAATATATTTACAAAATCTTTTGAATTTAAAGATAAATTACCTTCGCTTTTTAATACATATTTCCCATCATGATATAATTCAGAACAAGCACAATCTAGCCCTAAAAATATTTGATTTCCTGGCTCATATCCAGCATCAATAATTGCTTTTATAATTAATTTTATTGCTTCATCATGATTAGATATATTAGGAGCAAAACCACCTTCATCTCCAACAGCAGTTGACAGACCTTTATTGTGAATAATTTTTTTCAGAATTTGAAAAATTTCTGATCCCCAACGTAAAGCTTCTCTAAAACTTTTAGCTCCTACTGGAATAATCATAAATTCTTGAATATCTAAATTATTATTTGCATGAGCACCACCATTAATGATATTCATCATAGGAACTGGCATGCTTATGGGACCTATACCTCCTAAGTACCTATATAATGGTAAATTAGATTGTTGAGCAGCAGCTTTTAAAACAGCCATACTTGTTGCAAGAATAGCATTAGCTCCTAATCTTTCCTTATTCTCAGTACCATCTAAATCTATTAAAATATTATCAATAAGTTTTTGATTTTGTGAATCTAAGCCTATTAAAGATTCTGAAATTTCATTATTTATATTTTCTACAGCTTTTAAAACACCTTTACCAAGATAACGATTGGAATCTTCATCTCGTAATTCTAAAGCTTCTCTAGATCCTGTAGAAGCTCCAGATGGAACTGAAGCTCTTCCTATTATGCCTGATTCAAGTATAACATCACACTCTACAGTAGGTTGTCCTCTAGAATCAAGAATTTCTCTACCAATAATATCTACAATTGTATTCATAATCTTAAATCCTCTCATCATATAAGATATATATAAAAGTATATAATACAAATATATTTTTATAAAAATTTATTTTTTACTAAGTAATCAATTTCTAATAAAGATTCTAATAAAGTTTCCATTGATGAT comes from Candidatus Kinetoplastibacterium sorsogonicusi and encodes:
- a CDS encoding NADP-dependent malic enzyme, with protein sequence MKNNLNKRALDYHMYPSSGKISVNPTKPLSNQDDLSLAYSPGVAVPCMEIYEHGDIAAAKYTSRANLVGVISNGTAVLGLGDIGPLASKPVMEGKGCLFKKFAGIDVFDIELNEKDPDKLVDIIAALEPTLGGINLEDIKAPECFYIEKKLKEKVKIPVFHDDQHGTAIISSAAILNGLKVLDKDLKNVKIACSGAGAAAIACLDLLVKLGAKVENIYVADSKGVIWDGRDSNMEITKKRYAQKTSDRTLSDIIKGADVFLGCSKAKVLTQEMVKTMAPKPLILALANPEPEILPNLAKEARPDCIIATGRSDFPNQVNNVLCFPFIFRGALDCGATHITEEMKLACVKAIAKLAQEEQNDEVALAYAGQNLTFGPEYIIPKPFDPRLIVYIASAVAQSASESGVATRPIQNIEEYKQKLMSYVYRSGQTMLPIFSQAKKDPKRVIYADGEDEKVIRAVQNIVDEKLAYPILIGRNDVITATISRLGLRIKVDQDIKIIDPETNFKCKDMWKDYYDLKKRIGVTPDIARSMIRKHNTIIGAMLLRKGDGDALLCGVSSKYDNQLKYVDDIIKKKDGQTYAALNVLLLQDQILFITDTHVNENPTSEEIANITIQAAKQVKKFGLIPKIALLSNSNFGSKSNESAKKMSLAVSIIKNISPDLEVDGEMHADAALSENIRKISMPDSQLTGKANLLVMPNLDAGNISYNLVKMIGGAGVTIGPILLGSSRPVHILTNTTTVRRIVNMTALAVIDAQQECIEISKKL
- a CDS encoding 2-oxoglutarate dehydrogenase E1 component, with the translated sequence MSSNKDLLSNSYLFGTNASYIEELYENYIKNPSSVKGEWRNFFDKIQNSSNNEELTNNKDIIHSSIIDHFIQISKNRKKYIFKNTHESEINDNSEIFNLINAYRLLGHHNANLDPLKIKIKDNLPELDPLNYNLTKDDLNKPFNSKNTYFQKSKLSLKEAIELLKKTYCSSIGLEYMHISNASARNWIQEKMESTLASKEFNKNEKINILNQLTISEGLEKFLHTTYVGQKRFSLEGGESFIVSMDEAVNSAAKLGVEEIVIGMAHRGRLNLLVNIMGKRPRDLFDEFEGKYAQNCTDGDVKYHNGFSSDVTTRSGNTIHLSLAFNPSHLEIVNPVVEGSVRVRQEKREKESFNKVLPILVHGDSAFAGQGVVMETLNLSQTRGYTTGGTLHIIINNQIGFTTSNIKDTRSTEYCTGIAKSFDAPIFHVNGDDPEAVAFVTQLALEYRMIFNHDIVIDIICFRKLGHNEQDTPSLTQPIMYKHIAQHPGTRKLYADKLVAEKILENNDVDNFVKNYRDILNDGSKTIVPIISSTDSQYSVNWSSYLNIAWTNDANTAVPYEKLKQLGHKITTVPESFKLHTLVAKLIKDRRRMIDGEINLDYGMGEHLAFASLLDDGYPVRITGQDSGRGTFTHRHAVLHNQDNSDTYIPLQNLSEYQAKFKVVDSVLSEEAVLGFEYGYSCSAPNILTIWEAQFGDFANGAQVVIDQFISSGEAKWGRQSGLTMMLPHGYEGQGPEHSSARIERFLQLCADNNMQVVQPTTAAQIFHLLRRQMVRLIRKPLVIFTPKSLLRNKDASSILSDFTDKNFQPIIGEIDNSIQNSSVKKIIFCSGKVYYDLLHYRTEKNLKNVAIIRIEQIYPITVKDLNLEINKYFNAVDIVWVQDEPKNQGAWSFINKYIYDAMLNGQKLRYSGRIASSSPAVGYMSKHQEQQKSLIAKAFSNDIEIFLSK
- the eno gene encoding phosphopyruvate hydratase, with translation MNTIVDIIGREILDSRGQPTVECDVILESGIIGRASVPSGASTGSREALELRDEDSNRYLGKGVLKAVENINNEISESLIGLDSQNQKLIDNILIDLDGTENKERLGANAILATSMAVLKAAAQQSNLPLYRYLGGIGPISMPVPMMNIINGGAHANNNLDIQEFMIIPVGAKSFREALRWGSEIFQILKKIIHNKGLSTAVGDEGGFAPNISNHDEAIKLIIKAIIDAGYEPGNQIFLGLDCACSELYHDGKYVLKSEGNLSLNSKDFVNILSNWCDQYPIITIEDGMSENDWDGWALLTEKLGSKIQLVGDDLFVTNSKILKEGINKKIANSILIKINQIGTITETFEAIDMAKRNGYSSIISHRSAETEDTTIADIAVGTNVMQIKTGSLSRSDRMAKYNQLLRIEEELTTSSIYAGYNAFSKFKI
- a CDS encoding malate dehydrogenase gives rise to the protein MSKKALRIAITGATGQIGYSMIFRIASGEMLGKDQPIILQLLEVSNSKKQKALKGLLMELDDCAFSLLEDVTINTDPKKAFQDADMAILIGAQPRGPGMERKDLLSINAEIFSIQGKALNEVANRNVKVLVVGNPANTNTYITMKSAKDLPKKNFSALLRLDYNRAISQLASKIHAPVTNFRKMIIWGNHSPSMYPDYRFATIGNNKVSDIINDQKWNKDVFIPSVGNRGATIIEARGSSSAASAANAIINHMHDWIIGNVNSDWVTMGIPSDGSYNIPEDMIFGFPLITSLGDYVIVKDLAIDDFSQTMLQTNIAELLKEQEAVKSFIK
- a CDS encoding THUMP domain-containing class I SAM-dependent RNA methyltransferase; this encodes MSSNNFNKINNVFYYKNNGARIYQKNKLLNNRKKFDINEPNYIKKNNFTSFNSLNIKKTFNVFASCNIGNELVLKKELEKIYKNFSNIFIEIGGCSLLSDWTGIQLANLYSRIATKIFIKIKTAEINKENDIRELAYHTKWEDWFEHTNSIRIDTTGHASIIKNLEYCNLLVKDGLCDRLRKIKGVRPDVDKKNPKIRIFLFLNKNIATLYIDSSGEPLFKRGWRFAKIDAPIKENLASGFLAMSYSNQNIILDPFCGSGTIAIEAAQSLLNIPPGILRSFGFENLIYHDNYNWKIIKEEAYSNILQKTDKIIFASDINPKAIDICNENAERALVKKNIKFICQDANQINNKYLCSNGLLITNIPYGYRMHIDKYENINDKIWLKNWSTKLKNQFPLWKLSILSDDNYLPKYLGMIPNEKIQVYNGKISCNIFIFKIFNNNR